The following are encoded together in the Citrobacter arsenatis genome:
- a CDS encoding DMT family transporter has product MISGVLYALLAGLMWGLIFVGPLIVPEYPAVLQSMGRYLALGLIALPIAWLGRVRLRQLTRKDWITALALTMMGNLIYYVCLASAIQRTGAPVSTMIIGTLPVVIPVFANLLYSQRDGKLSWWRLAPALVLIGMGLLCVNISELNQGLPDFSGWRYGSGIVLALVSVVCWAWYALRNARWLRENPDKHPMMWATAQALVTLPVSLLGYIAACLWLNVQTPDFALPFGPRPGVFIGLMIAIAVLCSWVGALCWNVASQKLPTVILGPLIVFETLAGLLYTFILREEMPPMLTLSGITLLVIGVVIAVRSKPQKPAVVPVSGDA; this is encoded by the coding sequence ATGATTAGCGGCGTGTTGTATGCCCTGCTGGCCGGGCTGATGTGGGGATTAATTTTTGTTGGACCGCTGATCGTACCGGAATACCCGGCGGTATTGCAGTCGATGGGGCGTTATCTGGCGCTGGGGCTGATAGCGTTACCGATCGCCTGGCTGGGGCGTGTGCGCCTGCGCCAGTTGACGCGTAAAGACTGGATAACGGCACTGGCGCTAACGATGATGGGTAATCTGATTTATTACGTCTGCCTGGCAAGCGCTATTCAGCGCACCGGCGCGCCGGTTTCAACGATGATTATCGGTACATTGCCGGTGGTGATCCCGGTTTTCGCCAACCTGCTCTACAGCCAGCGTGACGGAAAATTATCCTGGTGGCGTCTGGCGCCTGCGCTGGTGTTGATTGGCATGGGGCTGCTGTGCGTGAATATCTCGGAGCTGAATCAGGGGTTACCCGACTTTAGCGGCTGGCGTTATGGTTCCGGTATCGTGCTGGCGCTGGTCTCGGTGGTGTGCTGGGCATGGTATGCGCTGCGTAACGCCCGCTGGCTACGCGAGAATCCGGATAAACACCCGATGATGTGGGCGACGGCCCAGGCGCTGGTGACGCTGCCCGTTTCTCTGCTCGGTTATATTGCCGCCTGCCTCTGGCTGAATGTGCAAACGCCGGACTTCGCTCTGCCCTTCGGCCCGCGTCCAGGCGTGTTTATCGGCCTGATGATAGCCATTGCGGTATTGTGTTCGTGGGTTGGCGCACTGTGCTGGAACGTCGCCAGCCAGAAGCTGCCGACGGTGATCCTCGGCCCGCTGATTGTCTTCGAAACGCTGGCTGGCCTGCTGTACACCTTTATACTGCGCGAGGAGATGCCGCCGATGTTGACGCTGAGCGGAATTACGCTGCTGGTAATAGGCGTGGTGATTGCGGTGCGGTCAAAACCGCAGAAACCGGCGGTAGTGCCGGTTTCGGGGGATGCCTGA
- a CDS encoding AraC family transcriptional regulator — protein sequence MQGVPEQFIDEKDSARFRHLAQVPGVELYHAHISRYAFEPHTHEAFGIGAIEAGAERFRYRGTQYVAPAHSVVTMNPDELHTGEAETADGWRYRMIYLEPYLLEEVTGIRHWWFHDVTRHDPQRSHQICSLIHGLWNTEDPLAQKGLLLDLIDTFQPLARHAPVLPEGAHRFERVREYLHDNYMHPITLDELARVASLSPWHFQRQFKSHFHVTPHQMLMAIRLWRAKGFLTHGMPAAEVAAATGLTDQSHLTRAFTHRYGITPVRYQKQVYSR from the coding sequence GTGCAAGGTGTACCTGAGCAGTTTATTGATGAGAAAGACAGCGCCCGCTTTCGCCATCTGGCGCAGGTGCCGGGCGTTGAGCTGTATCATGCGCACATTTCACGTTACGCCTTTGAGCCGCACACCCATGAAGCGTTTGGCATTGGCGCGATAGAAGCTGGAGCCGAACGTTTTCGCTATCGCGGCACGCAATACGTGGCCCCCGCCCATTCCGTCGTCACCATGAATCCCGATGAGCTGCACACCGGAGAAGCCGAAACCGCCGACGGCTGGCGCTATCGGATGATTTATCTTGAACCCTACCTTCTGGAAGAGGTCACCGGGATCCGCCACTGGTGGTTTCATGACGTAACGCGTCACGATCCGCAGCGCTCGCACCAGATCTGCTCGCTGATCCACGGCCTGTGGAACACTGAGGATCCGCTGGCGCAAAAAGGATTATTGCTCGATCTGATCGACACGTTCCAGCCGCTGGCCCGCCATGCGCCGGTATTGCCGGAGGGTGCTCATCGCTTTGAACGGGTGCGCGAGTATCTGCACGATAATTATATGCATCCGATCACGCTCGACGAACTGGCGCGGGTTGCATCGCTGAGTCCCTGGCATTTTCAGCGTCAGTTTAAGTCTCATTTCCACGTCACGCCGCACCAGATGCTGATGGCGATCCGCCTATGGCGAGCCAAAGGTTTTCTCACTCACGGTATGCCCGCCGCAGAAGTCGCCGCCGCAACGGGTCTCACCGACCAGTCGCATCTCACCCGCGCGTTTACTCATCGTTACGGCATTACGCCGGTACGTTATCAGAAGCAGGTTTATTCGCGCTAA
- a CDS encoding SDR family oxidoreductase has protein sequence MIAITGATGQLGQRVIESLLKTVPASQIVAIVRNPAKATTLSQQGITVRQADYSDEAALTTALQGIDKLLLISSSEVGQRAPQHRNVINAAQAAHVKFIAYTSLLHADTSPLGLADEHVATEKMLAESGIAYALLRNGWYTENYLASAPAALEHGVFIGAAGEGKIASATRADYAAAAARVISEDGHAGKTYELAGDAGWTLSQLAAELANQSGKKVVYQNLSEADFAAALKGVGLPAGLADMLADSDTGASKSGLFDDSHTLSKLIGRPTTSLADSVKGIV, from the coding sequence ATGATCGCGATTACCGGCGCCACCGGCCAACTGGGCCAACGCGTTATTGAATCCCTGCTGAAAACCGTTCCTGCCAGCCAGATTGTGGCTATTGTGCGTAATCCCGCGAAAGCGACGACGCTTAGCCAACAGGGTATTACCGTTCGTCAGGCGGATTACAGCGATGAAGCCGCCTTGACGACTGCCTTACAGGGTATCGACAAGCTACTGCTGATCTCTTCCAGCGAAGTGGGACAACGTGCCCCGCAGCATCGCAACGTGATTAACGCGGCACAGGCGGCCCACGTGAAATTTATCGCCTACACCAGCCTGCTACACGCCGACACTTCCCCGCTGGGGCTGGCTGATGAACATGTGGCGACTGAGAAGATGCTGGCTGAATCCGGTATCGCCTACGCGCTGCTGCGTAACGGCTGGTACACCGAAAACTATCTCGCCAGCGCACCAGCGGCACTGGAACATGGCGTATTTATTGGCGCGGCGGGAGAAGGCAAAATCGCCTCCGCGACCCGCGCTGACTATGCCGCTGCCGCCGCGCGCGTCATCAGTGAAGACGGTCATGCCGGTAAAACCTATGAGCTGGCGGGCGACGCAGGCTGGACCCTGAGTCAACTGGCTGCCGAACTGGCAAACCAGAGTGGTAAAAAAGTGGTGTATCAGAACCTGAGCGAAGCTGATTTTGCCGCCGCGCTAAAAGGTGTGGGCCTGCCTGCCGGACTGGCGGACATGCTGGCTGACTCAGACACTGGCGCCTCCAAAAGCGGCCTGTTCGACGACAGCCATACGCTGAGCAAACTGATTGGTCGCCCGACCACCTCGTTGGCTGACAGCGTCAAAGGCATCGTGTAA
- a CDS encoding winged helix-turn-helix transcriptional regulator has product MTATTLSQQLRDGNLFAEQCPSREVLKHVTSRWGVLILVALRDGTHRFSDLRRKMGGVSEKMLAQSLQALEHDGFINRVSYPVVPPHVEYSLTPLGEQVSDKVAALADWIEQNLPQVLAQRDERAA; this is encoded by the coding sequence ATGACAGCTACGACGCTCTCCCAGCAGTTACGCGATGGCAATTTGTTTGCCGAACAGTGTCCTTCCCGCGAGGTGTTAAAACACGTCACCAGCCGCTGGGGGGTGTTGATTCTGGTGGCGCTGCGCGACGGTACGCACCGTTTCAGCGATTTGCGTCGTAAGATGGGCGGCGTCAGTGAAAAAATGTTGGCGCAATCCCTACAGGCGTTAGAGCATGACGGGTTTATCAATCGGGTGTCTTATCCGGTGGTGCCGCCACACGTGGAATATAGTCTGACGCCGTTGGGTGAGCAGGTGAGCGATAAAGTCGCCGCGCTGGCGGACTGGATTGAACAGAATTTGCCGCAGGTTTTGGCGCAGCGGGACGAACGGGCTGCGTAG
- a CDS encoding bifunctional 2',3'-cyclic-nucleotide 2'-phosphodiesterase/3'-nucleotidase → MIKFSATLLATLIAASVNAATVDLRIMETTDLHSNMMDFDYYKDTPTEKFGLVRTASLINAARDEVKNSVLVDNGDLIQGSPLGDYMAAKGLKAGETHPVYKALNTLDYAVGNLGNHEFNYGLEYLHNALAGAKFPYVNANIIDVKTKKPLFTPYLIKDTEVVDQQGNKQTLKIGYIGFVPPQIMTWDKANLSGKVTVNDITETARKYVPEMREKGADVVVVVAHSGLSADPYQTMAENSVYYLSEVPGVDAIMFGHAHAVFPGKDFANIKGADITKGTLNGVPAVMPGMWGDHLGVVDLVLNNDSGKWQVTQAKAEARPIYDAAGKKSLAAEDKKIVEILKADHDATREFVSKPIGKSADNMYSYLALVQDDPTVQVVNNAQKAYVEHFIQGDPDLAKLPVLSAAAPFKVGGRKNDPASFVEVEKGQLTFRNAADLYLYPNTLVVVKASGKEVKEWLECSAGQFNQIDIHSSKPQSLINWDGFRTYNFDVIDGVNYQIDVSQPARYDGECQTINPKAERIKNLTFNGKPIDPNATFLVATNNYRAYGGKFAGTGDSHIAFASPDENRSVLAAWIGAQTKSAGEIHPAADNNWRLAPIHTDTPLDIRFETSPSDKAAAFIKEKGQYPLKKVATDDIGFAIYQLDLSK, encoded by the coding sequence ATGATTAAGTTTAGTGCAACGCTTCTGGCAACGCTGATTGCAGCCAGCGTCAATGCCGCGACCGTGGATCTGCGCATAATGGAAACCACTGATTTGCATAGCAATATGATGGATTTCGATTATTACAAAGATACACCGACTGAAAAATTCGGCCTGGTACGTACGGCAAGTCTGATCAACGCTGCGCGTGATGAAGTCAAAAACAGCGTGCTGGTTGATAATGGCGATCTGATTCAGGGCAGCCCGCTTGGTGATTACATGGCAGCCAAAGGGCTGAAAGCGGGCGAGACTCACCCGGTATATAAGGCGCTGAACACCCTGGATTACGCGGTGGGTAATCTCGGCAACCATGAATTCAACTACGGTCTGGAGTATCTGCACAACGCGCTGGCCGGGGCAAAGTTCCCTTACGTTAACGCTAATATCATCGACGTTAAGACTAAAAAGCCGCTGTTTACGCCTTATCTGATCAAAGACACTGAGGTAGTCGACCAGCAAGGGAACAAGCAGACGCTGAAGATTGGCTATATCGGCTTTGTACCACCGCAGATTATGACCTGGGATAAAGCCAATCTCAGCGGCAAAGTAACAGTGAACGACATCACCGAAACCGCGCGGAAATACGTTCCCGAAATGCGGGAAAAAGGCGCCGATGTCGTGGTGGTGGTTGCTCACTCCGGGCTTTCTGCCGACCCGTATCAAACGATGGCGGAAAACTCCGTTTATTACCTCAGCGAAGTACCGGGCGTGGATGCCATTATGTTTGGTCACGCTCACGCCGTCTTCCCGGGTAAAGACTTTGCCAATATAAAAGGCGCAGATATCACCAAAGGTACGCTCAATGGCGTTCCGGCGGTGATGCCGGGCATGTGGGGCGATCATCTGGGCGTGGTGGATCTTGTGCTGAATAACGACAGCGGTAAATGGCAGGTTACCCAGGCGAAAGCCGAGGCGCGCCCAATTTATGACGCCGCGGGCAAAAAATCACTGGCAGCAGAAGATAAAAAAATCGTTGAGATCCTGAAAGCCGATCATGACGCCACGCGTGAGTTTGTCAGCAAGCCGATTGGTAAATCCGCCGACAACATGTACAGCTACCTGGCTCTGGTTCAGGATGACCCAACCGTACAGGTGGTAAATAACGCGCAGAAAGCCTATGTGGAACATTTTATCCAGGGCGATCCGGACCTGGCAAAACTGCCGGTACTTTCCGCCGCCGCGCCGTTTAAAGTCGGTGGACGCAAAAACGATCCGGCTAGCTTCGTAGAAGTCGAAAAAGGCCAGTTAACCTTCCGTAATGCCGCTGATTTGTATCTTTATCCCAACACCCTGGTAGTAGTGAAAGCCAGCGGCAAAGAGGTGAAGGAGTGGCTGGAATGTTCCGCCGGGCAGTTTAATCAGATTGATATCCACAGCAGCAAACCACAGTCGTTGATTAACTGGGACGGCTTTCGTACCTACAACTTCGACGTGATTGACGGCGTGAATTATCAGATTGATGTTTCACAACCCGCCCGCTATGACGGGGAATGCCAGACCATTAACCCGAAAGCTGAGCGTATCAAAAACCTGACCTTTAACGGCAAGCCTATTGATCCAAATGCCACCTTCCTCGTCGCGACCAACAACTATCGCGCCTACGGCGGTAAGTTTGCCGGAACCGGCGACAGCCACATCGCGTTTGCCTCTCCAGATGAAAACCGCTCGGTGCTGGCGGCATGGATAGGTGCACAGACGAAGAGTGCCGGCGAAATTCACCCGGCAGCAGATAACAACTGGCGTCTGGCACCGATTCACACCGATACGCCGCTGGATATTCGCTTTGAAACATCACCGTCTGATAAAGCCGCAGCGTTTATCAAAGAGAAAGGCCAGTATCCGCTGAAGAAAGTCGCGACCGATGATATCGGATTTGCGATTTATCAGTTGGATTTGAGTAAGTAA
- the cysQ gene encoding 3'(2'),5'-bisphosphate nucleotidase CysQ — translation MLEHVCQLARNAGDAIMQVYDGIKPMEITSKQDDSPVTAADIAAHTVILEGLLALTPDIPVLSEEAPPGWDVRQHWQRYWLVDPLDGTKEFIKRNGEFTVNIALIEKGKPVLGVVYAPVMKVMYSAAEGKAWKEECGVRKQIQVRDARPPLVVISRSHADNELTEYLQQLGEHQTTSIGSSLKFCLVAEGHAQLYPRFGPTNVWDTAAGHAVAAAAGAHVHDWQGKPLDYTPRESFLNPGFRVSIY, via the coding sequence ATGCTAGAACATGTATGCCAGCTTGCACGGAACGCGGGCGATGCCATTATGCAGGTCTACGATGGAATCAAACCGATGGAGATTACCAGCAAGCAGGACGATTCTCCTGTCACGGCGGCGGATATCGCCGCGCATACGGTGATCCTTGAAGGATTACTGGCGCTGACGCCGGATATTCCGGTCCTGTCTGAAGAAGCGCCTCCTGGCTGGGATGTTCGTCAGCACTGGCAGCGCTATTGGCTGGTCGACCCGCTGGACGGTACCAAAGAGTTCATTAAGCGTAACGGTGAATTCACCGTTAATATTGCGCTGATCGAAAAGGGAAAGCCGGTACTGGGCGTGGTTTACGCGCCGGTGATGAAAGTGATGTACAGCGCGGCAGAAGGTAAAGCGTGGAAAGAAGAATGTGGCGTGCGCAAACAAATCCAGGTTCGTGACGCGCGTCCGCCGCTGGTGGTGATTAGCCGCTCGCATGCCGACAATGAGTTAACAGAGTATCTGCAACAGTTGGGGGAGCACCAAACCACCTCGATTGGCTCATCGCTGAAGTTCTGCCTGGTGGCGGAAGGACACGCGCAGCTATATCCGCGTTTTGGGCCAACTAACGTCTGGGATACCGCCGCAGGCCACGCCGTTGCCGCCGCAGCCGGAGCGCACGTTCACGACTGGCAGGGGAAACCACTGGATTACACCCCACGTGAATCGTTCCTCAACCCCGGCTTCCGCGTTTCTATTTACTGA
- a CDS encoding YtfJ family protein, protein MTLQKLLALSCLLLPMIASAHKFETNQRVPPVGIADRGELILDNDKFSYKSWNSAQLPGKVRIVQHIAGRTSAKEKNATLIEAIKAANLPHDKYQTTTIVNTDDAIPGSGMFVRSSLESNKKLYPWSQFIVDSNGIARKTWQLDEESSAIAVLDKDGRVQWAKDGALTQEEVQQVIALLHKLLSK, encoded by the coding sequence ATGACCTTACAAAAACTGCTGGCGCTGTCGTGCCTGCTGCTGCCGATGATTGCCTCCGCACATAAGTTTGAGACTAACCAGCGCGTGCCGCCGGTGGGGATCGCCGATCGCGGCGAACTGATTCTCGATAACGATAAGTTTAGCTACAAAAGCTGGAATAGCGCGCAGTTGCCTGGGAAAGTGCGAATTGTGCAACACATTGCCGGACGCACCTCCGCCAAAGAGAAAAACGCGACGCTGATTGAGGCAATCAAGGCGGCCAACCTGCCGCATGACAAGTACCAGACCACCACTATCGTCAACACGGATGACGCCATTCCCGGCTCCGGTATGTTTGTGCGCAGCAGTCTGGAGAGCAACAAGAAGCTCTACCCATGGTCACAATTTATTGTCGACAGCAATGGCATTGCGCGTAAAACCTGGCAACTGGATGAAGAGAGTTCCGCTATTGCCGTACTCGACAAAGACGGACGCGTTCAGTGGGCAAAAGATGGTGCGTTAACCCAGGAAGAGGTGCAGCAGGTAATTGCCCTGCTGCACAAATTACTCAGTAAATAG
- a CDS encoding DUF1107 domain-containing protein, with product MKIFQRYNPLQVAKYVKILFRGRLYIKDVGAFEFDKGKILIPKVKDKLHFSVMSEVNRQVLRLQTEMA from the coding sequence ATGAAAATTTTCCAACGATACAACCCGCTGCAGGTGGCGAAGTACGTGAAGATCCTGTTTCGTGGACGGTTATATATCAAGGATGTAGGCGCTTTTGAATTTGATAAGGGTAAGATTCTTATCCCAAAAGTGAAGGACAAGCTGCATTTTTCCGTGATGTCCGAAGTTAACCGTCAGGTCTTGCGTCTGCAAACTGAGATGGCTTGA
- a CDS encoding hemolysin family protein: MLNSILVILCLIAVSAFFSISEISLAASRKIKLKLLADEGSVNAQRVLKMQENPGMFFTVVQIGLNAVAILGGIVGDAAFSPAFYSLFSKYFAPELSEQLSFILSFSLVTGLFILFADLTPKRIGMIAPEAVALRIINPMRFCLLVFRPLVWFFNGLANNIFRLFKIPMVRKDDITSDDIYAVVEAGALAGVLRKQEHELIENVFELESRTVPSSMTSRENIIWFDLHEDEQSLKNKVAQHPHSKFLVCNEDIDHIIGYVDSKDLLNRVLANQSMALNSGVQIRNTLIVPDTLTLSEALESFKTAGEDFAVIMNEYALVVGIITLNDVMTTLMGDLVGQGLEEQIVARDENSWLVDGGTPIDDVMRVLDIDEFPQSGNYETIGGFMMFMLRKIPKRTDSVKYSGYKFEVVDIDNYKIDQLLVTRLDSKPTVLVPKLPDAKEEAKAS, translated from the coding sequence ATGTTAAACAGTATTTTAGTCATTCTCTGCCTGATCGCCGTGAGTGCGTTTTTCTCGATATCCGAGATCTCGCTTGCTGCATCACGCAAAATCAAACTTAAACTGCTTGCCGATGAAGGCAGCGTAAACGCACAACGTGTATTGAAGATGCAGGAAAACCCCGGCATGTTTTTTACCGTCGTGCAAATTGGCCTTAACGCGGTCGCCATTCTCGGCGGTATCGTAGGGGATGCTGCATTCTCCCCGGCGTTTTACAGCCTTTTCTCAAAGTACTTCGCTCCAGAGCTGTCCGAACAGTTAAGCTTTATTCTGTCATTCTCGCTGGTTACTGGCCTGTTCATCCTGTTCGCGGATTTAACCCCGAAACGCATCGGTATGATTGCGCCAGAAGCTGTGGCTTTGCGTATCATCAACCCGATGCGCTTCTGCCTGCTGGTCTTCCGCCCGCTGGTATGGTTCTTTAACGGTCTGGCAAATAACATTTTCCGTCTGTTTAAGATCCCAATGGTGCGTAAAGACGACATCACCTCGGACGATATTTACGCCGTGGTCGAAGCGGGTGCGCTGGCGGGTGTTCTGCGTAAGCAGGAACATGAGCTGATTGAAAATGTGTTCGAACTGGAATCCCGTACCGTACCGTCTTCAATGACCTCGCGCGAGAATATTATCTGGTTCGATCTCCACGAAGATGAGCAAAGCCTGAAGAACAAAGTGGCGCAGCATCCGCACTCCAAATTTCTGGTGTGTAACGAAGATATCGACCACATCATTGGCTATGTCGATTCAAAGGATCTCCTCAACCGCGTACTGGCGAACCAAAGCATGGCGCTGAACAGCGGCGTACAGATCCGCAATACGCTGATTGTCCCGGATACGCTGACGCTCTCTGAAGCGCTGGAAAGCTTCAAAACCGCAGGCGAAGACTTTGCCGTCATCATGAACGAGTACGCGCTGGTGGTGGGAATTATCACGCTCAACGACGTCATGACGACGCTGATGGGCGATTTAGTCGGCCAGGGTCTGGAAGAGCAGATCGTGGCACGCGATGAAAACTCATGGCTAGTCGATGGCGGTACGCCGATTGATGACGTTATGCGCGTCCTGGATATCGACGAGTTCCCGCAGTCCGGCAACTATGAAACCATCGGCGGCTTTATGATGTTCATGCTGCGTAAAATCCCGAAACGCACCGACTCGGTGAAGTATTCAGGTTACAAATTTGAAGTGGTGGATATCGATAACTACAAGATCGATCAACTGCTGGTGACGCGTCTGGACAGCAAACCTACCGTTCTGGTACCGAAGCTGCCGGATGCAAAAGAAGAGGCAAAGGCATCTTAA